Proteins found in one Plectropomus leopardus isolate mb chromosome 9, YSFRI_Pleo_2.0, whole genome shotgun sequence genomic segment:
- the si:ch73-335m24.2 gene encoding protein eva-1 homolog C isoform X3 yields the protein MLVIECPSRTSVAVLSAFYGRRVPNQHLCPSANPNTTAEEDYECTSPVAVEKVLSECQDRRSCHIPVYSPVFGQDPCPLTSKYLLVSYKCRPEHHRTRLVCENERLRLICKNETVLAIYSATFGHLLHGSPYCPQEPGSHSDMECLSPSALRKVSRRCHGRANCSVLADTLTFGDPCFPGTRKHLRVSFTCVPRYLLEDVGRGSTDPFMISDYTHGGWYTGPTYRPQNVLLTNSLEIIDKILDLPERVALYFVSGICAGLVFLLCLFGIRSTLVKDVKELVSELKDELKDSRRRRKELMEDLFDDDISDTSSFRRLTQSYRTTEILGPSTLTVEMVDRGVEQTRDLPNGDMWPHRDSSPYAIHKIKTYNN from the exons ATGCTCGTCATCGAGTGTCCCTCCAGGACGTCTGTGGCTGTCCTCTCTGCTTTCTACGGACGTCGTGTTCCTAATCAGCATTTATGTCCCTCTGCAAACCCAAACACGACTGCGGAGGAGGATTACGAATGCACTTCTCCAGTTGCAGTCGAG AAAGTCCTATCAGAGTGTCAGGATCGGCGGTCCTGTCACATCCCCGTCTACAGTCCGGTGTTTGGGCAGGACCCCTGTCCTCTCACCAGCAAGTATCTTCTAGTCTCCTACAAGTGCAGACCAG AGCACCACCGCACGAGGCTGGTGTGTGAAAATGAGCGTCTGAGGCTGATTTGTAAAAACGAGACTGTCCTGGCAATCTACTCGGCCACATTTGGACACCTGCTGCACGGCAGTCCTTACTGTCCTCAGGAACCTGGATCACACAGTGACATGG AGTGTTTGTCACCCTCGGCTCTGAGGAAGGTGTCCCGCAGGTGCCATGGCAGAGCGAACTGCTCAGTGCTGGCCGATACTTTAACCTTTGGGGACCCGTGCTTCCCCGGCACCAGGAAACACCTGCGGGTGTCCTTCACTTGTG TGCCTCGGTATCTTCTGGAAGATGTGGGTCGAGGGTCGACGGATCCTTTCATGATCTCAGACTACACACACG GTGGATGGTACACTGGCCCCACCTACAGGCCTCAAAACGTGCTCTTAACCAACTCTCTGGAGATCATTGACAAAATATTGG ATCTCCCGGAGCGAGTGGCTCTGTATTTTGTCTCTGGAATCTGTGCCGGTCTGgttttcctgctctgtctgtTTGGTATTCGCTCCACATTGGTGAAGGATGTTAAAGAGCTCGTTTCAGAACTGAAGGATGAGCTGAAAGATTCTCGCAGACGGCGAAAAGAGCTCATGGAGGACCTCTTTGATGATGACATCTCAGACACGTCATCTTTCCGTCGCCTCACACAATCCTACCGTACAACAGAAATCCTCGGTCCATCCACTCTGACAGTAGAGATGGTCGATCGTGGAGTGGAACAGACGAGGGATCTGCCCAACGGAGACATGTGGCCACATCGGGACTCCAGCCCATATGCCATTCATAAGATTAAAACCTACAACAACTGA
- the si:ch73-335m24.2 gene encoding protein eva-1 homolog C isoform X1, with translation MTVPWSYCLFSFLLLALKFRTAQPAPDFSLYLHTILKNHTAHACEGEMLVIECPSRTSVAVLSAFYGRRVPNQHLCPSANPNTTAEEDYECTSPVAVEKVLSECQDRRSCHIPVYSPVFGQDPCPLTSKYLLVSYKCRPEHHRTRLVCENERLRLICKNETVLAIYSATFGHLLHGSPYCPQEPGSHSDMECLSPSALRKVSRRCHGRANCSVLADTLTFGDPCFPGTRKHLRVSFTCVPRYLLEDVGRGSTDPFMISDYTHGGWYTGPTYRPQNVLLTNSLEIIDKILDLPERVALYFVSGICAGLVFLLCLFGIRSTLVKDVKELVSELKDELKDSRRRRKELMEDLFDDDISDTSSFRRLTQSYRTTEILGPSTLTVEMVDRGVEQTRDLPNGDMWPHRDSSPYAIHKIKTYNN, from the exons ATGACAGTGCCATGGAGTTACTGCTTGttctcatttcttcttttggcTCTGAAGTTTCGCACCGCACAACCGGCTCCTGATTTCTCTC TTTATCTTCACACCATCCTGAAGAACCACACGGCTCATGCTTGTGAAGGAGAAATGCTCGTCATCGAGTGTCCCTCCAGGACGTCTGTGGCTGTCCTCTCTGCTTTCTACGGACGTCGTGTTCCTAATCAGCATTTATGTCCCTCTGCAAACCCAAACACGACTGCGGAGGAGGATTACGAATGCACTTCTCCAGTTGCAGTCGAG AAAGTCCTATCAGAGTGTCAGGATCGGCGGTCCTGTCACATCCCCGTCTACAGTCCGGTGTTTGGGCAGGACCCCTGTCCTCTCACCAGCAAGTATCTTCTAGTCTCCTACAAGTGCAGACCAG AGCACCACCGCACGAGGCTGGTGTGTGAAAATGAGCGTCTGAGGCTGATTTGTAAAAACGAGACTGTCCTGGCAATCTACTCGGCCACATTTGGACACCTGCTGCACGGCAGTCCTTACTGTCCTCAGGAACCTGGATCACACAGTGACATGG AGTGTTTGTCACCCTCGGCTCTGAGGAAGGTGTCCCGCAGGTGCCATGGCAGAGCGAACTGCTCAGTGCTGGCCGATACTTTAACCTTTGGGGACCCGTGCTTCCCCGGCACCAGGAAACACCTGCGGGTGTCCTTCACTTGTG TGCCTCGGTATCTTCTGGAAGATGTGGGTCGAGGGTCGACGGATCCTTTCATGATCTCAGACTACACACACG GTGGATGGTACACTGGCCCCACCTACAGGCCTCAAAACGTGCTCTTAACCAACTCTCTGGAGATCATTGACAAAATATTGG ATCTCCCGGAGCGAGTGGCTCTGTATTTTGTCTCTGGAATCTGTGCCGGTCTGgttttcctgctctgtctgtTTGGTATTCGCTCCACATTGGTGAAGGATGTTAAAGAGCTCGTTTCAGAACTGAAGGATGAGCTGAAAGATTCTCGCAGACGGCGAAAAGAGCTCATGGAGGACCTCTTTGATGATGACATCTCAGACACGTCATCTTTCCGTCGCCTCACACAATCCTACCGTACAACAGAAATCCTCGGTCCATCCACTCTGACAGTAGAGATGGTCGATCGTGGAGTGGAACAGACGAGGGATCTGCCCAACGGAGACATGTGGCCACATCGGGACTCCAGCCCATATGCCATTCATAAGATTAAAACCTACAACAACTGA
- the si:ch73-335m24.2 gene encoding protein eva-1 homolog C isoform X2, with protein MTVPWSYCLFSFLLLALKFRTAQPAPDFSLYLHTILKNHTAHACEGEMLVIECPSRTSVAVLSAFYGRRVPNQHLCPSANPNTTAEEDYECTSPVAVEKVLSECQDRRSCHIPVYSPVFGQDPCPLTSKYLLVSYKCRPEHHRTRLVCENERLRLICKNETVLAIYSATFGHLLHGSPYCPQEPGSHSDMECLSPSALRKVSRRCHGRANCSVLADTLTFGDPCFPGTRKHLRVSFTCVPRYLLEDVGRGSTDPFMISDYTHDLPERVALYFVSGICAGLVFLLCLFGIRSTLVKDVKELVSELKDELKDSRRRRKELMEDLFDDDISDTSSFRRLTQSYRTTEILGPSTLTVEMVDRGVEQTRDLPNGDMWPHRDSSPYAIHKIKTYNN; from the exons ATGACAGTGCCATGGAGTTACTGCTTGttctcatttcttcttttggcTCTGAAGTTTCGCACCGCACAACCGGCTCCTGATTTCTCTC TTTATCTTCACACCATCCTGAAGAACCACACGGCTCATGCTTGTGAAGGAGAAATGCTCGTCATCGAGTGTCCCTCCAGGACGTCTGTGGCTGTCCTCTCTGCTTTCTACGGACGTCGTGTTCCTAATCAGCATTTATGTCCCTCTGCAAACCCAAACACGACTGCGGAGGAGGATTACGAATGCACTTCTCCAGTTGCAGTCGAG AAAGTCCTATCAGAGTGTCAGGATCGGCGGTCCTGTCACATCCCCGTCTACAGTCCGGTGTTTGGGCAGGACCCCTGTCCTCTCACCAGCAAGTATCTTCTAGTCTCCTACAAGTGCAGACCAG AGCACCACCGCACGAGGCTGGTGTGTGAAAATGAGCGTCTGAGGCTGATTTGTAAAAACGAGACTGTCCTGGCAATCTACTCGGCCACATTTGGACACCTGCTGCACGGCAGTCCTTACTGTCCTCAGGAACCTGGATCACACAGTGACATGG AGTGTTTGTCACCCTCGGCTCTGAGGAAGGTGTCCCGCAGGTGCCATGGCAGAGCGAACTGCTCAGTGCTGGCCGATACTTTAACCTTTGGGGACCCGTGCTTCCCCGGCACCAGGAAACACCTGCGGGTGTCCTTCACTTGTG TGCCTCGGTATCTTCTGGAAGATGTGGGTCGAGGGTCGACGGATCCTTTCATGATCTCAGACTACACACACG ATCTCCCGGAGCGAGTGGCTCTGTATTTTGTCTCTGGAATCTGTGCCGGTCTGgttttcctgctctgtctgtTTGGTATTCGCTCCACATTGGTGAAGGATGTTAAAGAGCTCGTTTCAGAACTGAAGGATGAGCTGAAAGATTCTCGCAGACGGCGAAAAGAGCTCATGGAGGACCTCTTTGATGATGACATCTCAGACACGTCATCTTTCCGTCGCCTCACACAATCCTACCGTACAACAGAAATCCTCGGTCCATCCACTCTGACAGTAGAGATGGTCGATCGTGGAGTGGAACAGACGAGGGATCTGCCCAACGGAGACATGTGGCCACATCGGGACTCCAGCCCATATGCCATTCATAAGATTAAAACCTACAACAACTGA
- the clic2 gene encoding chloride intracellular channel protein 2, with amino-acid sequence MALRQNSDREPSIELFIKAGHDGENVGNCPFCQRLFMVLWLKGVKFTVTTVDMRKKPAELKDLAPGTNPPFLLYNGTLKTDFIKIEEFLEQTLAPPRYPHLSPLNKESFDVGADIFAKFSAFIKNSPNNAFHMKNLLREFKRLDNYLISPLPEEIDHNSTETNTVSKRKFLDGDRLTLADCNLLPKLHVIRVAAKKYCDFDIPVEFTGVWRYLQNAYEREEFKQTCPADIEIEKAYFMVANQRK; translated from the exons atggCACTTCGGCAAAACTCTGACAGGGAGCCAAGCATCGAGTTGTTCATTAAG gcTGGACATGACGGGGAGAATGTGGGAAACTGCCCGTTCTGTCAGAGGCTTTTCATGGTTTTGTGGCTGAAAGGAGTCAAGTTTACAGTGACCACTGTTGACATGAGGAA gaAGCCAGCTGAGCTCAAAGACCTGGCCCCCGGCACCAaccctcctttcctcctctacAACGGCACCCTCAAAACAGACTTCATCAAAATCGAGGAGTTTCTTGAGCAAACACTGGCCCCGCCCAG GTATCCTCATCTCAGCCCACTGAACAAAGAGTCCTTTGACGTAGGCgctgacatttttgcaaagttcTCTGCTTTCATCAAGAACAGCCCAAATAACGCCT TTCACATGAAAAACCTGCTGCGGGAGTTCAAGCGTCTGGACAACTATCTGATCTCTCCCCTCCCCGAGGAAATCGACCACAACTCCACAGAAACCAACACCGTCTCCAAGAGGAAGTTCCTGGACGGTGACCGTCTCACCTTAGCTGACTGCAACCTGCTGCCCAAACTGCACGTCATCAGG GTTGCTGCCAAGAAGTACTGCGACTTTGACATCCCCGTAGAGTTCACAGGTGTGTGGAGATACCTTCAAAACGCTTACGAGAGAGAGGAGTTCAAACAGACGTGTCCGGCCGACATTGAGATCGAGAAGGCTTACTTCATGGTGGCCAACCAGAGGAAATAA